A DNA window from Verrucomicrobiia bacterium contains the following coding sequences:
- a CDS encoding NAD(P)-dependent glycerol-3-phosphate dehydrogenase: MNLTIVGAGAWGTALGLVLHQNRHQITLWGHDPDHLAEAASAHENRRYLPGVPLPPDWRFEANLASALREAEGVILSVPSRVFRDIASHLGGFEGFVVSTTKGLEHSTGLTMSGILAETAPRARTAALSGPSLAAEVARNAPTAVVVASADRDLGLQVQALFHRPTFRVYTSPDVIGVELGGALKNVIAIAAGACDGFNFGDNSKAALVTRGLSEMTRIGIACGARPETFAGLSGMGDLTVTCFSKLSRNRSFGESLCKGVPPEELLSRHPAVVEGYPTTRSAHALAGRLGLSAPITAEIHAALFEGKHPQQAVADILGRGSREEH; this comes from the coding sequence ATGAACCTCACCATCGTCGGCGCCGGCGCCTGGGGCACTGCCCTCGGCCTCGTCCTTCATCAAAACCGTCACCAGATCACCCTCTGGGGACACGATCCGGACCACCTCGCCGAGGCGGCAAGCGCCCACGAAAACCGCCGGTACCTTCCCGGCGTGCCCCTGCCGCCCGATTGGCGGTTCGAAGCCAACCTGGCATCCGCTTTGCGCGAGGCCGAAGGGGTCATCCTCTCCGTGCCCTCCCGGGTGTTCCGCGATATTGCCAGCCATCTCGGTGGCTTCGAGGGCTTTGTCGTCAGCACCACCAAGGGTTTGGAACATTCCACAGGGCTGACGATGTCCGGTATCCTCGCGGAAACCGCCCCCCGGGCCCGCACAGCGGCGCTGTCCGGACCCTCCCTCGCCGCCGAGGTCGCCCGCAACGCCCCAACCGCGGTCGTGGTGGCCAGCGCCGATCGGGATCTCGGACTGCAGGTCCAGGCGCTGTTCCACCGGCCGACGTTCCGCGTCTATACCAGTCCGGACGTGATCGGCGTGGAGCTTGGCGGGGCGCTCAAGAACGTCATCGCCATCGCTGCAGGTGCCTGCGACGGGTTCAATTTCGGCGATAACTCGAAAGCCGCACTCGTGACTCGCGGACTCTCGGAAATGACCCGCATTGGCATCGCCTGCGGCGCCCGTCCCGAGACCTTTGCCGGCCTCAGTGGCATGGGCGATCTCACGGTCACCTGCTTCAGCAAGCTCAGTCGCAACCGGAGTTTCGGCGAATCCCTCTGCAAAGGCGTCCCTCCGGAGGAACTCCTCTCGCGACACCCTGCCGTCGTCGAAGGCTACCCGACGACCCGCAGCGCGCACGCCCTCGCCGGCCGTCTGGGACTGTCCGCGCCCATCACGGCCGAGATCCACGCCGCGCTCTTCGAGGGCAAGCACCCCCAGCAGGCGGTGGCGGACATCCTGGGACGAGGCTCGAGGGAGGAACACTGA
- the rpmC gene encoding 50S ribosomal protein L29 gives MTYNDLKDLTAQELGAKGRELRQELFHLRIQKATARLEKTHRMRQIRREIARCETRLTQIRRVAAASPNSP, from the coding sequence TTGACGTACAACGATTTGAAGGACCTGACCGCGCAGGAGCTCGGTGCCAAGGGCCGTGAACTGCGCCAGGAGCTGTTTCACCTGCGCATCCAGAAAGCCACGGCACGGCTCGAAAAGACGCATCGCATGCGCCAGATCCGCCGCGAGATCGCGCGGTGCGAGACCCGCCTGACGCAGATCCGCCGCGTCGCAGCCGCATCCCCCAATTCTCCCTGA
- the rplX gene encoding 50S ribosomal protein L24, translated as MQQRFHVRRGDEVVVIAGSAKGRRGKITQVLRKKGAVVLEGVDDRSRDADERRRLVKPVLHYLRKSQQNPQGGLLWLEGPVHVSNVMTVTEFERRRSRRATSRPA; from the coding sequence ATTCAACAACGGTTTCATGTCCGGCGCGGTGACGAGGTGGTCGTCATTGCGGGGTCCGCCAAGGGCCGCCGTGGAAAGATCACCCAGGTGCTCAGGAAAAAGGGCGCGGTCGTCCTTGAGGGGGTTGACGACCGGTCCAGGGATGCCGACGAACGGCGCCGGCTGGTGAAACCTGTGCTGCACTACCTGCGCAAGAGCCAGCAGAATCCCCAGGGGGGATTGCTCTGGCTCGAGGGGCCGGTGCACGTCTCCAACGTGATGACCGTGACGGAGTTCGAGCGACGCCGCTCCCGACGGGCCACCTCCAGGCCGGCCTGA
- the rplE gene encoding 50S ribosomal protein L5, translated as MKPRLYTKYVQEVVPALKASRGYANLHQVPRIEKIVLNMGVRSDAEKGSVEEAARELGMITGRKPVITKAKKSVANFKLREGQAIGCKVTLRREVMYEFLDRLVTAALPRIRDFRGVSPRKFDGRGTYSLGLPDQTIFPEIELDKIKRQQGMDVTIVTTADSDEEARELLSLMGMPFAK; from the coding sequence ATGAAACCCCGTCTTTACACCAAGTATGTCCAGGAGGTCGTGCCCGCCCTGAAGGCGAGCCGCGGTTACGCCAACCTCCATCAGGTCCCCCGGATTGAGAAGATCGTTCTTAACATGGGCGTCCGCTCCGATGCGGAGAAGGGGTCCGTCGAGGAGGCGGCCCGTGAACTGGGCATGATCACCGGCCGGAAGCCCGTCATCACGAAGGCGAAGAAGAGTGTCGCCAATTTCAAGCTGCGCGAGGGCCAGGCAATCGGTTGCAAGGTGACGCTCCGGCGCGAGGTGATGTATGAGTTTTTGGACCGCCTCGTCACCGCGGCCCTCCCGCGAATCCGGGATTTCCGCGGGGTGTCCCCGAGGAAATTCGACGGACGGGGAACGTATTCGTTGGGGCTCCCCGACCAGACCATCTTCCCGGAAATCGAACTCGACAAGATCAAGCGGCAGCAGGGCATGGACGTGACCATTGTGACCACGGCCGACTCCGACGAGGAAGCCCGGGAACTCCTTTCCCTCATGGGGATGCCCTTCGCCAAGTAA
- a CDS encoding DUF2723 domain-containing protein: MAKPKSSPAAPAGSTSPAPKPSPTPASEAAPEVRRLFRPVDWITFAVVTAVMLLTYLLTIAPDLTLEDSGELAVGSMYAGVPHPPGYPLWTLYSWAFTKLLPFSSIAWRVAVSSAVAAAFAAGIVGLMVSRGSSLILESIDLFKDLSRRWENPQCFVSGFVSGLLIGFNGFIWSQAVIVEVYTLAVLTLTLTLVLLMRWSYAPSQRRYLYAAFFVFGLCFANHQTLIVGAMGIEVLVAMADRKLGRDLFLGNALIWMLGLLAHFSGKIQTFTQNPSLLIIFNLVGMGSALAAGWLAVQTGTLGNRLHIAAFCGLFWFLGALIYFYMPVASMTNPPMNWGYPRTWEGFIHAFTRGQYEKTTPTSDPVLLFRQLFMYAEGAREEFNWANLLIGLVPFAFLMRMQRRERGWILGLSAIYLCLAVLLLILLNPGVDKQNRDLVKVFFTTSHVLIALGVGYGLSLIGAMILTQYERYRFPLLMGAAVASAFNLYEVVGTFHETAFTILRTAALVSLVLSLCFLALILMHRERAQLAPFLALFALIPLDSALSHWADNEQRHHYFGYWFGHDMFEPGMDTPVAPAPRKEDGQPVYSSMAQDTILFGGTDPGRFAPTYMIFADSFTPPKDKLNPKFDRRDVYIITQNALADNTYLDYIRAHYQRSAQKDPPFFQGMLNDARSASRGRTNLLARMAAPLDRYLSHLGARIEKRRRAGSSMFRPDDFTDFPALQSRLRSGDDPLSVHLRDALGAEALATPADLARGLNRVIEGPSLHAVPSRFEGVELSPRLLRFARQDPPTPNRIRLNRELLEAAYPGLIATSLGGLYPDLEIHIPTPEEASRSFQEYTADAAQRYPNQLDPGEDVRLLPDGRVSVTGQVAVMAINGLLTKVIFDKNPDHEFYVEESFPLKWMHPHLVPFGIIMKIERNPVDELSPEVLAADHEFWRQYLKRFIGDWIQYDTPVSEVADFAIRTYQRRDLRDFKGDPKFVRDRQAQKAFSKLRNAQGKSIYGWRAQRALDKPELQQLYLREAEYALKQAFALCPYSPETVFNYASLLAGMGRYDDAARVAETCASFDPDNLGVRDLVIQLRNLRDTRPPAALNLKDLQETERRFRAEPTNADLGFQLASSYLQANRSNTAMEVLDALLTNPASDTRTLISLAQAYQMINRIDKMEDALTRFAQKSPDSPEAWFDLAAILAAQGKQLEAQTHLTTAIRLNDARMARDPKARNLRDLFRNDPRFDTVRPSLQLP; the protein is encoded by the coding sequence ATGGCGAAACCAAAATCGTCACCCGCCGCCCCCGCCGGTTCCACCAGCCCGGCTCCGAAGCCCTCCCCCACACCGGCCTCCGAGGCCGCACCCGAGGTCCGCCGGCTGTTCCGTCCCGTGGACTGGATCACCTTCGCGGTTGTCACGGCGGTGATGCTCCTGACCTACCTGCTGACCATTGCACCGGACCTGACGCTTGAGGACTCCGGCGAACTGGCGGTGGGCTCCATGTACGCCGGCGTGCCCCATCCACCGGGCTATCCGCTTTGGACCCTTTACAGCTGGGCCTTCACCAAGCTCCTGCCGTTTTCCAGCATCGCGTGGCGGGTGGCCGTGTCGTCCGCCGTCGCCGCCGCGTTCGCGGCGGGCATCGTCGGCTTGATGGTGTCGCGGGGCAGCAGCCTGATCCTCGAGAGCATTGACCTGTTCAAGGACCTGTCCCGGCGATGGGAGAACCCTCAATGCTTTGTTTCCGGATTTGTCAGCGGCCTGCTGATCGGATTCAACGGATTCATCTGGAGCCAGGCGGTGATCGTGGAGGTCTACACCCTGGCGGTGCTCACCCTGACGCTCACCCTCGTCCTGCTGATGCGCTGGAGCTACGCACCCAGCCAGCGTCGCTACCTCTACGCGGCGTTCTTCGTGTTCGGCCTTTGCTTCGCCAACCACCAGACCCTGATCGTGGGCGCGATGGGCATCGAGGTGCTGGTCGCGATGGCGGACCGGAAGCTCGGACGGGACCTGTTCCTCGGAAACGCCCTGATCTGGATGCTCGGGTTGCTGGCGCACTTCAGTGGCAAGATCCAGACGTTCACCCAAAACCCGTCCCTGCTGATCATCTTCAACCTCGTCGGCATGGGTTCCGCCCTTGCGGCCGGCTGGCTGGCGGTCCAGACGGGAACCCTGGGCAACCGGCTTCACATTGCCGCCTTCTGCGGACTGTTCTGGTTCCTGGGCGCCCTGATTTATTTCTACATGCCGGTCGCCTCGATGACCAACCCGCCCATGAACTGGGGCTATCCGCGGACTTGGGAGGGGTTCATCCATGCTTTCACACGCGGCCAGTACGAGAAAACCACCCCGACCAGCGACCCCGTCCTGCTCTTCCGGCAACTCTTCATGTACGCCGAGGGGGCCCGGGAGGAATTCAACTGGGCCAATCTCCTCATCGGACTCGTCCCCTTTGCCTTTTTGATGCGCATGCAGCGCCGCGAACGCGGGTGGATCCTGGGGCTCAGTGCCATCTACCTCTGCCTCGCCGTGCTGCTCCTGATCCTGCTCAACCCGGGCGTGGACAAACAGAACCGGGACCTGGTCAAGGTGTTCTTCACGACCTCCCACGTCCTGATCGCCCTGGGTGTCGGCTACGGCCTGTCGCTGATCGGTGCGATGATCCTGACCCAGTACGAACGCTACCGATTTCCGCTCCTGATGGGGGCCGCGGTGGCCAGCGCCTTCAATCTCTACGAGGTCGTGGGCACGTTCCATGAGACGGCCTTCACCATCCTCAGGACTGCCGCGCTGGTCAGCCTCGTCCTGTCCCTGTGCTTCCTTGCCCTGATCCTGATGCATCGAGAGCGCGCCCAACTGGCGCCGTTTCTCGCCCTCTTTGCCCTGATTCCGCTGGACTCCGCACTGTCCCATTGGGCGGACAATGAGCAGCGTCATCACTACTTCGGGTATTGGTTCGGGCACGACATGTTTGAGCCGGGAATGGACACCCCGGTGGCGCCCGCACCGCGGAAGGAGGACGGCCAACCCGTCTATTCCTCGATGGCACAGGACACCATCCTGTTCGGGGGCACCGACCCGGGGCGGTTCGCCCCCACGTACATGATCTTCGCCGACAGCTTCACGCCGCCAAAGGACAAGCTGAATCCAAAGTTCGACCGGCGGGACGTGTACATCATCACCCAGAACGCCTTGGCGGACAACACGTACCTCGACTACATCCGGGCGCACTATCAGCGCAGCGCCCAGAAGGATCCCCCGTTCTTCCAGGGCATGCTGAACGACGCCCGGTCGGCATCGCGTGGACGGACCAACCTGCTCGCCCGGATGGCCGCCCCGCTGGACCGGTACCTCTCCCACCTGGGAGCGCGCATCGAAAAGCGGCGGCGTGCCGGAAGCTCGATGTTCCGTCCCGATGACTTCACCGACTTCCCCGCACTTCAATCGCGCCTGCGGTCCGGTGACGACCCGCTTTCCGTTCACCTGCGCGATGCCCTCGGCGCCGAGGCCCTTGCCACGCCCGCCGACCTCGCGAGGGGCCTCAACCGGGTGATTGAAGGACCGTCCCTGCATGCCGTGCCCTCGAGATTCGAGGGGGTGGAACTGAGTCCGCGACTGCTTCGCTTTGCCCGGCAGGATCCACCAACCCCCAATCGGATCCGGCTCAATCGCGAACTCCTGGAGGCGGCGTACCCGGGATTGATCGCCACCAGCCTTGGCGGGCTCTATCCGGATCTGGAAATTCACATCCCAACGCCCGAGGAGGCGTCCCGCTCCTTCCAGGAGTACACCGCGGACGCCGCTCAACGGTACCCCAACCAACTGGACCCGGGCGAAGATGTCCGACTGCTTCCCGACGGCCGGGTCTCGGTGACCGGTCAGGTGGCGGTCATGGCGATCAACGGCCTGCTGACCAAGGTCATCTTTGACAAGAATCCGGACCACGAGTTTTACGTCGAGGAGAGCTTCCCGCTGAAGTGGATGCATCCCCACCTGGTGCCCTTCGGCATCATCATGAAGATCGAGCGCAACCCGGTGGACGAACTGTCCCCGGAAGTGCTGGCTGCGGACCATGAATTCTGGCGCCAGTACCTGAAGCGCTTCATCGGCGACTGGATCCAGTACGACACCCCGGTGTCGGAAGTGGCCGATTTTGCCATCCGCACCTACCAGCGCCGGGATCTCCGCGACTTCAAGGGCGACCCGAAATTCGTCCGGGATCGTCAGGCCCAGAAGGCGTTCAGCAAGCTGCGCAACGCCCAGGGCAAGAGCATCTACGGCTGGCGCGCCCAGCGCGCGCTCGACAAGCCGGAGCTGCAGCAACTCTACCTGCGTGAGGCGGAATATGCCCTGAAACAGGCGTTCGCCCTGTGCCCGTACAGTCCCGAGACGGTGTTCAACTACGCCTCGCTGCTGGCGGGCATGGGACGCTACGACGATGCGGCGCGTGTCGCCGAGACCTGTGCCAGCTTTGATCCCGACAACCTCGGGGTTCGCGACCTGGTGATCCAGCTCCGCAACCTGCGGGACACCCGCCCGCCGGCGGCGCTCAATCTGAAGGATCTTCAGGAAACGGAGCGGCGCTTCCGCGCGGAACCCACCAACGCCGACCTGGGATTTCAACTGGCCTCCAGCTACCTGCAGGCCAACCGGAGCAACACCGCGATGGAGGTGCTGGATGCCCTTCTGACGAATCCGGCCAGCGACACCCGGACGTTGATCTCGCTCGCGCAAGCCTACCAGATGATCAATCGGATTGACAAGATGGAGGACGCGCTGACGCGCTTCGCTCAAAAGTCCCCGGACAGCCCCGAGGCCTGGTTCGACCTGGCGGCGATCCTCGCCGCACAGGGCAAGCAGTTGGAGGCCCAGACCCACCTCACCACCGCGATCCGCCTCAACGATGCGCGGATGGCCCGCGATCCCAAAGCACGCAACCTGCGGGATCTTTTCCGCAATGATCCCCGGTTCGATACCGTGCGACCCTCGCTCCAACTGCCCTGA
- the rplN gene encoding 50S ribosomal protein L14, translating into MLQIRSSLDVADNTGAKVAWTIGVIGRNQRYAGVGDIIKVHIKEASPDGTVKKGEVQTAVVVRTRAPIRRADGSYLRFDRNAVVIIDKENNPKGTRIFGPVARELREKRFMKIISLAPEVI; encoded by the coding sequence ATGCTTCAAATCCGCTCCAGTCTCGACGTGGCCGACAACACGGGTGCCAAGGTCGCGTGGACCATCGGCGTGATTGGCCGCAATCAGCGGTACGCCGGTGTCGGTGACATCATCAAGGTCCACATCAAGGAGGCCTCGCCTGACGGCACCGTGAAAAAGGGTGAGGTTCAGACGGCCGTGGTGGTGCGCACCCGCGCTCCGATCCGGCGGGCCGACGGCTCCTATCTGCGGTTCGACCGCAATGCGGTCGTGATCATTGACAAGGAAAACAATCCGAAGGGCACCCGGATCTTCGGGCCGGTCGCCCGTGAGCTTCGCGAGAAGCGCTTCATGAAGATTATTTCCCTGGCCCCGGAGGTCATTTGA
- the rpsS gene encoding 30S ribosomal protein S19, with amino-acid sequence MGRSLKKGPFVEPSLLSRVEKARAAKSKAPIKTWSRRSTIIPDFVGLTFNVHNGKVFNPVFVTENMVGHKLGEFSFTRTFKKHGAHTAKAEAK; translated from the coding sequence ATGGGGCGTTCACTCAAGAAGGGGCCGTTTGTCGAGCCCAGCCTGCTGAGTCGGGTGGAGAAGGCGAGGGCTGCCAAGTCCAAGGCGCCGATCAAGACCTGGTCCCGCCGGTCCACGATCATCCCGGACTTTGTCGGGCTGACCTTCAACGTTCACAACGGCAAGGTGTTCAATCCGGTTTTCGTCACGGAAAACATGGTGGGCCACAAGCTGGGTGAATTCAGTTTCACCCGAACCTTCAAGAAACACGGAGCGCACACGGCGAAGGCCGAGGCGAAATAG
- the rplP gene encoding 50S ribosomal protein L16: MAMMPARVKYRKMQRGSRTGIASRGNSVAFGEYGLQALERCWMDAKQIEAARVAITRFMKRRGKVWIRIFPDKSFTKKPLEVRMGTGKGGVESWVAVIRPASILFEVDGVTESIAREAMRLAASKLPIATKFIVRHKLT, encoded by the coding sequence ATGGCCATGATGCCGGCAAGGGTCAAGTACCGCAAAATGCAGCGGGGGAGTCGCACGGGGATCGCCTCGCGCGGCAACAGTGTGGCGTTTGGAGAGTACGGACTTCAGGCGCTTGAACGCTGCTGGATGGACGCCAAGCAGATCGAGGCGGCGCGCGTGGCGATCACCCGATTCATGAAGCGCCGGGGCAAGGTCTGGATCCGAATCTTCCCGGACAAAAGCTTCACCAAGAAGCCGCTTGAGGTGCGGATGGGAACCGGCAAGGGCGGTGTCGAGTCCTGGGTGGCCGTCATCCGCCCCGCGAGCATTCTGTTCGAGGTGGATGGCGTCACCGAGAGCATCGCGCGCGAGGCGATGCGTCTTGCCGCCAGCAAGCTGCCGATCGCCACCAAATTCATCGTCCGTCACAAACTCACCTGA
- the rplB gene encoding 50S ribosomal protein L2, with the protein MKTFRPLTPSTRYVTVEDFSDITKTRPEKALVFTKKGTGGRNNYGRVTVRARGGGHKRKIRTVDFRRRRFGVEAKVVAIEYDPNRTARIALIEYPDQERTYILCPDGLQVGTAVMSGPTAPPTVGNALPLGNIPVGVAIHNLELTPGRGAQMVRSAGAAATLMSRDEGYAQVRLPSGEIRKIHESCMATVGQVGNAQWENVILGKAGRARHLGIRPMSRGMVRNPVDHPNGGGQGKSKGGGGRQHLTSPWGLLAKGYRTRNRKKISNRFILVRRDGRPMKLK; encoded by the coding sequence GTGAAAACATTTCGACCGTTAACGCCCTCCACGCGTTATGTGACCGTGGAGGATTTCTCGGACATAACAAAGACGCGTCCGGAGAAAGCGCTGGTGTTCACCAAAAAGGGCACCGGCGGCCGCAATAATTACGGTCGTGTCACGGTCCGCGCCCGCGGCGGCGGTCACAAGCGGAAGATCCGCACGGTGGACTTCCGGCGCCGCCGTTTCGGTGTGGAGGCCAAGGTCGTTGCCATCGAGTACGATCCCAACCGCACCGCGCGCATCGCGCTGATTGAGTATCCGGACCAGGAGCGCACCTACATTCTTTGCCCGGATGGATTGCAGGTGGGGACGGCTGTCATGAGTGGCCCGACGGCGCCCCCGACGGTGGGGAACGCGTTGCCACTGGGAAACATCCCGGTGGGTGTCGCCATACACAACCTGGAACTGACCCCCGGTCGGGGCGCCCAGATGGTCCGGTCGGCCGGGGCTGCGGCCACGTTGATGTCCCGGGACGAGGGCTATGCGCAGGTGCGGCTGCCCTCGGGAGAGATCCGGAAGATCCACGAGTCCTGCATGGCCACGGTCGGCCAGGTGGGGAACGCCCAGTGGGAGAATGTGATCCTTGGCAAGGCGGGTCGTGCCCGCCATCTCGGCATCCGGCCGATGTCGCGCGGCATGGTGCGCAACCCGGTGGATCACCCGAATGGGGGCGGGCAGGGCAAGTCCAAGGGGGGCGGCGGGCGCCAGCACCTCACCTCGCCATGGGGTCTGCTTGCCAAAGGCTACCGCACCCGAAACCGCAAGAAAATTTCCAACCGGTTCATCCTGGTTCGCCGGGATGGTCGTCCGATGAAACTCAAATAG
- the rpsC gene encoding 30S ribosomal protein S3 — translation MGQKTNPIGLRLPVTRDWRSKWFANHRDFPGLLREDRRIREALKRKLESAAVPKIQIERAANRCRVTIFTARPGVVIGRKGSEIDRLKEDLSRLTGKEVYVDIQEVKQAETDAQLVAESVAMQLERRISFRRAMKRALQIAMENGVEGIKIRCGGRLGGAEISRVETYREGRVPLHTLRANIDYGFAEAQTLYGKLGVKCWICKGETKRSENKTAAPASPIAAARREAANVERAA, via the coding sequence ATGGGCCAGAAAACGAATCCAATCGGTCTGCGCCTGCCGGTGACGCGCGACTGGCGTTCCAAATGGTTTGCCAACCATCGCGACTTCCCCGGGCTCCTTCGGGAGGACCGCCGGATCCGGGAGGCGCTCAAGCGCAAGCTCGAGTCCGCGGCCGTTCCCAAGATCCAGATCGAGCGGGCGGCCAATCGGTGCCGCGTGACGATCTTCACGGCGCGCCCCGGGGTGGTCATCGGCCGCAAGGGCTCCGAGATTGACCGGCTCAAGGAGGATCTCTCCCGACTGACCGGCAAGGAGGTCTACGTGGACATCCAGGAGGTCAAGCAGGCGGAGACCGATGCCCAGCTGGTTGCGGAGAGTGTGGCCATGCAGCTCGAGCGCCGCATTTCGTTCCGTCGTGCCATGAAGAGGGCGCTCCAGATCGCCATGGAAAACGGGGTCGAGGGCATCAAGATCCGCTGCGGGGGCCGGCTCGGGGGTGCTGAAATCTCCCGGGTTGAAACCTACCGCGAAGGCCGGGTGCCGCTGCACACCCTTCGCGCAAACATTGACTACGGTTTTGCCGAGGCCCAGACGCTCTACGGGAAGCTCGGGGTCAAGTGCTGGATCTGCAAGGGGGAGACCAAACGGTCCGAGAACAAGACGGCCGCGCCCGCCTCGCCCATCGCCGCGGCGCGCCGTGAAGCAGCCAACGTTGAACGGGCAGCCTGA
- a CDS encoding sigma-70 family RNA polymerase sigma factor, with product MSPLPTIESACTALYEESAARLLLYARSLGLSHSEAEDVLHEVFAALLALGRLPDNPVHYLLRSVRNRAINHRRSLLRRLSREFESHRWFEVSPSESPHERAAMKCLEALPREQREVIVLKIWHRRTFEEIAELLGLPASTAAGRYRYGMNRLRTCLLQEQPQSPHEHEPLVGTIPGLLDPA from the coding sequence GTGAGCCCGCTACCGACCATCGAATCCGCCTGCACCGCCCTGTACGAGGAGTCCGCCGCGCGCCTGCTCCTCTACGCCCGCAGCCTGGGCCTGTCGCATTCCGAAGCCGAGGACGTGCTCCACGAGGTGTTCGCGGCATTGCTCGCCCTGGGCCGACTGCCCGACAATCCGGTCCACTATCTGCTCCGGTCAGTTCGCAACCGGGCGATCAACCATCGCCGCTCCCTCCTGCGCCGACTGTCACGGGAGTTCGAGTCGCACCGGTGGTTCGAAGTGTCGCCGTCCGAATCCCCTCACGAGCGTGCTGCCATGAAATGCCTTGAGGCCCTCCCGCGGGAACAGCGGGAGGTGATCGTGCTGAAGATCTGGCACCGACGCACTTTTGAGGAGATTGCCGAGCTCTTGGGCCTGCCAGCCAGCACTGCGGCCGGGCGTTATCGTTACGGCATGAACCGCCTCCGAACCTGTCTTCTCCAAGAGCAACCCCAGTCTCCGCATGAACACGAACCACTCGTTGGAACAATCCCTGGCCTCTTGGACCCCGCGTAG
- the rpsQ gene encoding 30S ribosomal protein S17 encodes MVDSIPQRGHRKERVGEVVSDKMSKTIVVRVERRFRHPQFKKVVTAYSKLYAHDEGERAQTGDLVRVEETRPLSRSKRWRLVEILNPDGSVRTA; translated from the coding sequence ATGGTTGATTCCATCCCCCAACGAGGCCACCGCAAGGAGCGCGTCGGCGAGGTCGTGTCGGACAAGATGTCCAAGACCATCGTCGTCCGCGTGGAACGTCGCTTCCGCCATCCCCAGTTCAAGAAGGTGGTCACGGCCTACAGCAAGCTGTACGCCCACGACGAGGGCGAACGGGCCCAGACCGGGGACTTGGTGCGCGTCGAGGAGACGCGTCCGCTTTCCCGCAGCAAGCGATGGCGGCTGGTGGAGATCCTGAACCCGGATGGATCGGTCAGGACCGCCTGA
- the rplV gene encoding 50S ribosomal protein L22, giving the protein MEVQAITKNFRMSAQKMREVTRQVQGLPAAQALAVLQFVPRKSARVVAKTLQSAIANAENNHGLKVERLVVHRAAAETASSFKRFTPKARGSAGPIIKRNCHVRIVLTEV; this is encoded by the coding sequence ATGGAAGTCCAGGCCATCACCAAGAATTTCAGGATGTCCGCGCAGAAGATGCGCGAAGTCACCCGTCAGGTGCAGGGACTGCCCGCCGCGCAGGCGCTGGCGGTCCTCCAGTTCGTCCCCCGCAAGTCGGCCCGGGTCGTCGCCAAGACGCTCCAGTCCGCCATCGCCAACGCCGAGAACAATCACGGTCTCAAGGTGGAACGTTTGGTGGTGCACCGGGCGGCCGCGGAGACGGCGTCCAGCTTCAAGCGGTTCACGCCGAAGGCGCGGGGGTCCGCGGGACCGATCATCAAGCGCAATTGCCACGTGCGCATCGTTTTGACGGAGGTTTGA
- the plsY gene encoding glycerol-3-phosphate 1-O-acyltransferase PlsY, translated as MLTALIAYVIGSVPTGYLVARARGVDIRAHGSGNIGATNVLRVLGKPAGIFVLVADALKGAAAVLLAPGVFGDWVSPEEVRLYLPLVSGIGAILGHTYTFWLRFQGGKGVATSAGVLAALVPVAFLITLATWILVIAVSRYVSLGSLVAAVVLPFATAFTGAHWPRVALTATIGLLVIWRHRGNLQRLRAGTERRLGSPAPANPVPPP; from the coding sequence CTGCTGACCGCGCTGATCGCGTACGTCATCGGGTCCGTGCCGACCGGTTATCTGGTGGCGCGGGCCCGGGGAGTGGACATCCGGGCCCACGGCTCCGGAAACATCGGCGCCACCAATGTGTTGAGGGTCCTCGGCAAGCCGGCAGGAATTTTTGTGCTGGTCGCGGATGCGCTCAAGGGCGCGGCGGCGGTGCTGCTGGCACCCGGAGTGTTCGGGGACTGGGTCAGCCCCGAGGAAGTTCGACTGTACCTCCCTCTCGTCTCAGGGATCGGAGCGATCCTTGGGCACACCTACACCTTCTGGCTGCGCTTCCAGGGGGGAAAGGGGGTGGCGACGTCGGCGGGAGTGCTGGCCGCACTGGTTCCGGTGGCGTTCCTCATTACCCTGGCGACCTGGATTCTGGTGATCGCGGTCAGTCGTTACGTCTCACTCGGCAGCCTGGTGGCCGCCGTGGTCCTGCCATTCGCCACCGCCTTCACGGGCGCCCATTGGCCGCGGGTGGCGCTCACCGCGACCATCGGATTGCTCGTGATCTGGCGTCACCGCGGTAATCTGCAGCGACTGCGGGCCGGCACCGAGCGCCGCCTGGGATCCCCGGCCCCTGCGAATCCCGTTCCCCCACCATGA